Part of the Bombina bombina isolate aBomBom1 chromosome 8, aBomBom1.pri, whole genome shotgun sequence genome is shown below.
TGTCACCATACTATGACACTGGGGATGTTTGCGCAATATGAGGAGACGGCCAGCTCCATTGCATAATTATTGAATAGTGACTCAGACAGACACACCGGTGGAGCCCAAGATGTTATATGCTTAAGCATTAAAGCCCAACTATATCTAGAGCCctgacccccccccctccctcatCAGACAGCTTTGCACTCTGCTTGCCGATTGTTAAAGGGTATATTCATCGCAGAGTATGAGGAGGTGTAGCCACAGGATATAATTCTTCCCACACAGGTTCCCTGTTTATAAAATTGCTCCCTATCAATGGCATAAGCTCACTACAGTCCCCCATGATAATTTTCCTATGAGGTCCTGGCAGATACATCTCCAGCTAAGTTAATATACCATCAGAGGCTAATTACCTTCTATTGCAGTTTTGTTTTATTGAATAGTTTTATGTGAGTTTTGTTTGTACTTATTTATCCCTACAGATATTCTATATATTGAATGtacggatccaagagtggtccatgATATTTCTAGAAGGGACTAAAAAGAGGAGTCCCAGCCAAGAACTTTCTATATTGCTGTATGCATAATTTacgtttttatttacttatttcctTATATCTGTATTTTCTTTATATCTTGGCATCTCAAACCACTGTAATATAcaactcctcaataaaaaattttgaaaaaaaaaaaaaaaaaaaatactacataggTGTTATTTTACCCCACAAAAATTACACCGACTATTCAGCTCACAAcctaataaatgttggagatgcggacatgtaaACAGCAATgcagcacatatgtggtggtggtgcaatgccaTCCAGAACTTTTGGAGACAGGTAGTAGAGGAAGTAGAAAACATAATGGAAACAATATTCCCGTTAGACCCCCTAATATGGCTGctaaacaaaaaacctaaaattaaatataaaccttaCCTATGCTTATTTAGGATTATGACTAACGGGGCAAAACAActgatagccaaaaactggaaataTAATGGAGCTCCATCACTTACTATGTGGGTTCAGAAGGTTTCCGAATTAATTTCACTAGAAGAATACTATTATCTCAAACATGGAAAAATGGATACTTATGCAGTGATAACCCAGACTTGGGACACATATCTTCAATTACTTAAAGAAAAACAACCCACAGAAAGTTAGACTGGTGGGGGGACATGGGCAGAGCAGGACGgatccttccccttttttttttttttttttttttttcttctttctctcctcaCTCCCTCCCTTATCCTCTACCTTCTCActacccctttttcttttttctaagtTGTTATTATGTATATTTCTATCTTTATTGATTCCAAAAAGTAAAGAGTTCTAGAAAGTTAATATATTTTGAATTAAAGTAAGGATAACAAAAACTGGACAACTGTTGGATATGTAAACAACAAGGAGCTGCGTCTCCTATTATATGTATCACATTATGCATtattcaataaagttgttttaaaaaaaaagagaaaaaaaaaagaattatattaatattaaaaaataaataaataaataaataaatgtacagaGACACATCTCAACAACAGAAGGCTCGGAGCAGAGTCTAAGTGATCCTAGAAGAGCACATGGCTGACTTGGGGGAGGGAGTGCATGGTACAAATTGGGTCATGATAACTTGTTTCAGGGGAAGGTTTAGCATTGCTGGGAGAGGTTAAGCTGCTTCAAGGTAATTTTTTTAGAATCCAGGGTCTAATTATCGTAAGAAAAGCAACAGGAGGAATATGGGGACAGCTCCCAAGCAGTGACAGTCCTAAAAATGAGGGATAGTTTTTGCTCAAGGGTTGCATACCTGGGTGTTTGGGTGGGGCAAGAGATAGAAATACCCTTCCCTTGAAATTcttatatctaagcataagcacTCATTTCAGTCACTCTCTGATGCAAATGagtcagcattttttttaaatgatgtgtaGCACATATGTACCAAATGCAATTATTTCCTGATATACACATTGAAGCCTAAATTATTTTGtggggattttatttttatttattttttcttttcctgAGGATGTCCCAGGCtacatgtacatttttaaaaatatatatattttttacaaataaaaatattgcaagtGTTTTGAATTATTTTTGACATGCAATACATTGCTTTTTCCAACATGACTTATGTACCTTTTAAAGGGAGcttaaacccaaaaatattctttcatgatttagatagagcataccatttttaaaaaaattccaattgactcctattatcaaatatactttgttctcttgttattcttcattgaagagatacctagataggtagcgtgcacgtctggagcactacatgacaggaaataatgctgccatttagtgcgcttgctaatgtataacattgtccgATAAAACtggtgctatatagtgctgcagacacatgcactttCCTAAGCTTACctttttgtttttcaacaaagcataacaagaaaactaagaacaattgattatagaagtacattggaaagttgtttaaaattgtgtgttctatatgaatcaagaaagacattttttaggttttatgtccctttaatttttatctaatgactTACAGTATGAGATCAATGTTGTTGTTTCTGTTCTATTAAAACTCAAGTCATTTATTGGTGATGCACATTTTTATTTACAGGATATTTACATAATCACACAGTTATATGCACATTTAAGCAATACAAGAGTTTAATGATAACCACGAACAAGTCACTGTTTCTGCACCCATACTAATGACAATAAAGGGACTTTGCCCTTAAACTACATGTATTTTTTCTAATACAGTTTGCAATGTTTCCATTACACTAGCATAACAAATTAAGTGTGGAACATTAAACAAATGTCCCATGAGTCATTCATAACATAGAAATAATCATATCTGGGAAACAAATGATTATGCTGATCTAGAAAGAAGGCTTTAAAGTACCTGTCATGAAAACACTTATTTGTTCTGTCATATTAACCCTTTGGATTTCAAAGTAGGGTTTGCTTTGCTGTGCAATTCTTTGAATCCTTCTCTGGCAACCAAAAAGGTTAAAGTCATATAGAACAATGTGATGAATAATAAATTGCACTCCATTACTTAAACAGACATGTAGACCTCATAATAAACTTAATTGAGTGTTTTTACAACAATGCGCTAAATTTGAATCTTTAGATTAATGCTGTGTGTTTAGAAGTAATCAGCCGGTGTGTTGCTTGTGGGACCAATTGGAGATAAACTTATGAGCTTTGACTAATTTGAATTATTGCTGATGGGTTCGAGCATGAATAACATTCTCAAACACTAAATATTTCATTGCATTGTATCAGTCTAATAACTTTGTTTTCTTTTCCCTTTCCTAGATATGTCAACGTAAATCCAGGGACCCCATGAACCCCACTCAAGGGTCTCCCAGCCTTGCATTCACACAGCTCAGTTATGCTAGCAGACTGCTCTGACTCTGCAAAGACCCCTGTCTACTGCTCATATTGACTCATCCTAGAGTTACAATACCCAATCCTAGGACCAAGATTTTTCTACCAGCATTCCAATCGTTAATACTTCAATAAAATAGTGAGAgatgtaagtaaatgaatatgttgTTGTAATGTGAGTGTGTCATTGGGTAGGTGTTTATTCTCAGTGTATTACATTGTTAGTTTGTCAGTATGTGATTAACCTCTTTATTTAGGAGCACATGCTGTATAACTAACACCAGTGCCTGAAAATGTACCAAATATCTCTGTGAGAAAAATGATCCAATTCAGTTACCTCAAGTTTTGTCTTAGCTTTAAATGTGTTTGGAGCTTAACAATGCCTTTAACACGTTTTTGGTAATATATAGGCAACATTACTTGTGCATGGTAGATAGCTAAGTAACATAAACTAATATTATGAATACAGATGGTTGTACAGTGTATTTCACTGagcattattttttttcttaaattaaagACACTTAAAGTTTAATACAGCTatttaacatatataaaactaaacccTAATCTCGGGCCTGACAAACCCAGGCATTAGGGAGTCACTGGTGCCTTAAAATAAGGTCCTGGCCCCATGAGTTTACAAACTCCAAGACacccattgccccccccccccgcaagccGCCACCATCCTGCATCTAAAATTAAGCcttgcagctgtgaaatacaaatccaaGTTTAGTCAAACCCTACCACTAATACCTACTGCAAAGCCTCTTTACCAATGACACAACATGGGGGGGtaatattatttgattttacaTGCAAAGCCAGCCAGAGCTGTTAGTAACATGACAATGCAAAAAATCTGTTTCTACAGTACCCAAAAGAGAGACAGAACATCAATATAATTTTGAATAGCTGGCAATCACATATTTAATGTaatgaaaaaaaaagcaaatgtgaCTTTTACCTTTGAATCTGTTGACATAGTTATGGATTAATTTTAGGAGAAAACGTACTTACTACTGCATTTGAATTAATCTGGCTAACATAAATGTTAAATTATACAAATCATTTGTTAAATTTAAACTGTTAAGAGATCCTgtggaaaaaaaacaattgaaatatgtattataattgtaaaatacacatgtatattatataatttattatgaTCTTTCAGTTTATGAGATACctataaactaaaataataaaccaattacaTTTGGATCTCGTTTGGTATTTCATTATGTCAGAAGCTCAATGAAGTGCTGTGGTCAGATAAAATTTATTGATTACATAAATCTGTTTGATTAATATTGTAGGTGTTCCGTTGTGTGATAGTATTTAATTAAACACAGTGATTATGGGCAATGGCAATATCATTTGTacaatataacacaatataacattaaagggacactaaacccattttttttcttttgggattcagatagagcatgcaattttaagcaactttctaattgactactattattaaattttcttcattatcttggtatctttatttgaaaatcaagcatgtaagtttagatgccggccaatttttggtgaacaacttgggttgttcttgctgattggtggataaatacacccaccaataaacaagtgctatccagagtgctgaaccaacaattggctggctccttagcttagatgccttctttttcaaataaagatagcaagagaataaagaaaaaatgataataggagtaaattagaaagttgcttaaaaatgcatgctctttctgattcacgaaagaaaaaattttgggttcagtgtcccttaaacaaATGAATGCTCCTTCTGTATTATTATATGAGAATAAATATACTCTTTACTCTGGTGAACAAATGTTATCTGAGATATTATCTATGTTGGTGATATCCCTTTACATTAGGAAAAACATGGTGTaaggaaattaaaagataaaattataataaaatgttaatgtatcATATTTGTAGCCATAAATATTGCTTTGCAATAGGTTTAAGTGTTTAAATAAATATGGTATATTCTATTTTAAAGTGTTgcatttaaagggaaaataaataatatgtcATTGCTCAGAGGAGATGGTAAATTCCACATCAAATTGCAAATTTTACTAATATTATTGTTATCACTTGAAAACAGTTATGTTAAAGCTGTGTGTTGTTCATTTTAAAGGGAGagcctaatcaaaattaaacttttatgactcagatagggcatgcaaatttaaacaactttccaatttacttttatcatcaaatttgctttgttcccttggtggtatttttttaaaagctaaacctaggaaggatcAAACTGATtgctaaaccgttgaaaaccgcctcttagctcagagcattttgaaagtttttcacagttagactgtactagttcacgtgtgtcctatagataacactgtgctcactcccgtggagttatttaggagtctgcactgattggctaaacagcatgtctgtcaaaagtactgagatagggggcagtctgcagaggcttagatacaaggtaatcacaggggtaaaacatatataaatataactgtgttggatatgcaaaactggtgaatgggtaatacagggattatctaactttttaaataataacatttctggtgtagactgtccctttaagctaaaaggaAGTTACCTGTCTAAGTAAAGCTGGACCTAAAATACAGGAACAAAAACTTAaaactataatatgtttaaaatcttCTCTCTTAGATGCAGCAAGGAAAAAGACTGGCTTTTATGCCTTTTTAAGAATTCTCATTAAAGTCTGTTAACACACTACACCTGGACTATGACCTAGCCTTATATATACAGCAGCACATCTTTATTTGTCATTtacttaactttaacccctttgtcCACTATATAACAGCAACATTCCTCTTCAGTACACATTGCATTCCAGTTCTGAGAACAGAGTTTCTGAAAATAAAGCTTATGCGCCATCGTTTATACACCAGATGATATTGTTTTTAAATGATGTGCTTTTAAATGCTCTTGCTGTTCTTTTTTGAATATGGATGAAAACTTGAGAACCGAAGCTCTGTATTTTATGTGTAAAGTCTTCAAAGTCTGAGAAAAGCCTTGGTCCACAGATGATGACAAAAAGTAAAAGATAAGGGGGTCCAGAAAGGTATTGCATGTGCTGGTTAGCAGGGCCTCTTGTCGCCATCGAACATTTACTTTAAGAGCAAAACCCACAATGTGAGAAATGTTGTAAGGTGCAAAGCATATTATAAAAACTGTGAGTGTTGTCACGGCAACACGGATGGCTCTCTTCTTGTGCTTTGTATGCATGCAGGATCTCATTAGGATTCGAATACAGGACATATAAGAGAATGTAGTGATGGCCAATGGCAAACAAAATAAAACGATTGAGATTTCAAATCTGACTGGCACCACCAAAGCCAGCTGGTCCTCTGTGAAATTTTCATAGCAGACTACTCTGCTGTCTGTAGTTGTGGTAAGAAAAAGTGCAAGTGTTCTATTTTGTGTAGTCTCCACAAGGAACGCAAAGGACACATGAACAAACACGATTGCCCACAAACCTACACATATCAGACACGAGTATTTTGGCTTCTTATAAATCTTGTATTTGATAGGGAAAGCAACACTTAGGTATCGTCCAACACTTACAGCAGTAAGGAATAAGGCACTGGCATATATAGTGCTGAAGTGGCAAAAATTGTAAAGTGGACACAGTATTGCAGGAAGAGTCCAGCTACTTTGAAATGTTTCTATAATTTTTATGGGCAAAAACATGATGAATACTAAATCAGAAATGCATATATTAATCATGTAAATTAAGTTTGGTGTCAACCGGCTTCGAGCTTTCttgcagaaaatgtaaaatattaaaatattagacGGTAATCCCAGAAACATTGTCATAATGTAAATTACCAGCGACAGAATGGCCACAGACATTTTAGAGACATCCACTGCTAATCCATAGATAGACTGATGAACACATCTTTCCTTGTTGAAGAtgatagaaaaatacaaaaaataaaaaaataatcagcaTTTTCCTTTACAGCAACAACTTCAAATatttttttgctgtgttttttttggaCATGCAAGGGTTTTTTCCTGCCCATCATTGGTTTAaaagatagtttccatcttgacttACTCTCCGTAGAATAAAGCTTTGGATGCATTGCACGGACAGTTTTAATCTGGGCACAAACACATGGTGCTTAGCCAATCTATTCTTTATTTTGGTATGCTAAGTGGAAAGGAAATGGGGCAGAAAAAATGCTGATCTTTACTAATGATTCCTCCAACATGCCCACTTAACAAGTCTGTACTAACTACCGGTCCATAAAGCAATAAATTCATAACTGATTTCATAACCTGACTTTAAACATACGCTGAAACTCTGCCAATGAATTGATATGTGCTAGAGTTTTATTCTATCCCTTGATAAATGATGTATCCATTGGGGAAAATGGAGAAAGAGTTACCTGGtacaaaaaaaaagagatttatgtGACAGGTTTTGATTCATGTGATTAACATTCATGATAAATTGTTGCTAACTGCAGATCATTATTTACATTAACCATATTTGTGGTTTCATGTTTAGAAAAAAGTCAGATATTTGATAAAAGCATGGAAAtcaaatgaataaatatgtttaaaaaaatgacttttttcaaataatttattaaaggaaaTTAAAATCCTAACAATTAAATTATAAACATTACCAGCTTGTGTATCGCTAAAAATAGAATATACCCCATTATCCTAAGCAACCTAAAAAAATCCTTCaatatcaaatgtatttaaaaaaaataatgaaccaTGGCCTAGATAGGTTACAAACCTTTGAAAAAGTTTAGCATAGCTTCTTTTCACCGCCCTCTGAAAGTTTACATCAATGCATTGCATATCAGCTGTGGCTGCAGGCATATTATGAACAGCTaatcagtttttttttacaaaagtaagTTTGTAGACTAAACAAGTGACCTGTCTTTAAAATACACTCAGTTTGATATtttagaaatgtttatgttgctttaATGATGTTGGGTAGATTATATTTGAGACCATAcactgcaataaaaaataaataaataaataaataagatagaaATAACATTATTATCTGTCATAATACTATACACAAGCAATTAAAGCCATTTTTATGGATGCAACaatacctaacggctagatttagagttttgcgttagccgtcaaaagcagcgttaaggggtcctaacgctgcttttggccgcccgctggtatttagagtcaggcaggaaagggtctaacgctcactttaaagccacgaattttccataccgcagatccccttacgccaattgcgtatcctatcttttcaatgagatcttcctaacgctggtatttagagtcttggctgaagtgagcggtagaccctctaccgacaagactcctaccgcccatggaaaggctgtagttaagagctttatgggctaacaccggaatataaagctcttaactacagtgctctaaagtacactaacacccataaactacctatgtacccctaaaccgaggccccccccacatcgccgccactataataaatatttttaacccctaatctgccgaccgca
Proteins encoded:
- the LOC128638976 gene encoding free fatty acid receptor 3-like codes for the protein MSVAILSLVIYIMTMFLGLPSNILIFYIFCKKARSRLTPNLIYMINICISDLVFIMFLPIKIIETFQSSWTLPAILCPLYNFCHFSTIYASALFLTAVSVGRYLSVAFPIKYKIYKKPKYSCLICVGLWAIVFVHVSFAFLVETTQNRTLALFLTTTTDSRVVCYENFTEDQLALVVPVRFEISIVLFCLPLAITTFSYMSCIRILMRSCMHTKHKKRAIRVAVTTLTVFIICFAPYNISHIVGFALKVNVRWRQEALLTSTCNTFLDPLIFYFLSSSVDQGFSQTLKTLHIKYRASVLKFSSIFKKEQQEHLKAHHLKTISSGV